TCAGCATGTTAAATCGCCTTTGATATAATTAGcgtaatacaggggtgtccaaactttttccacagagggccgcccacggaaaaatttaagcatgcgggggccatttctatatttttcattttcaaaccataacaaaatatatggattttttttatccttagggctcctggggagcatagagggtctcagtcactaaaatgttaaaaataagtaaatttgtatttgtattttttttatttaatgcttacagtaaatctctatatcaacttaaggttgatgtaaagtaaaacaaataaggttgtatgccttttctgtcaaatatgcagtatttggatggatggatggatggatggacggacagatggatagatagatagatagatagatagatagatagatagatagatagatagatagatagatagatagatagatagatagatagatagatagatagatagatagatagatagatagatagatagatagatagatagatagatagatagtactttattgattccttcaggagagttcctttatttagcaattaaaaccctcaaagatcaataatgcaggacaccattgattttattaattaatatttttgagtaatcacagtgaaaagttaaataaaatcctactaaatatagtTGAGATCGGAAAGGTTCCCTACTCaaagtgatgcattttattggggtttttttttacttttaacacttaaatttcaagatcaactttgaagtttgaactattattttgttagttttatgctcttttgtcaaaactttgatgtttttatatggcacccacacaacatatgcaatatatttttcacataaaacattttaaaatgatcatttttaagtaataattaattatacgtacaaacaacttgaacactgctacaaatatgcgccacaccgtggacccacaccaaacaggaatgacaaacacatttcgggagaacatctgcgccgtaacacaacataaacacaacagaacaaataccctgaaccccttgcagcacaaactcatccgggacgctaaaatatacaccccccgctaccccatacCACCATCCCACcccttgaatgacaacatatgttgctccaaaagctgtatgtacctttcagcattaatggtgccttcacagatgtgtaagttacccatgccttgggcactaatacacccccataccatcacacatgtgtaagttacccatgtcttgggcactaatacacccccataccatcacacatgtgtaagttacccatgccttgggcactaatacacccccataccatcacacatgtgtaagttacccatgtcttgggcactaatacacccccataccatcacacatgtgtaagttacccatgtcttgggcactaatacacccccataccatcacacatgtgtaagttacccatgccttgggcactaatacacccccataccatcacacatgtgtaagttacccatgccttgggcactaatacacccccataccatcacacatgtgtaagttacccatgtcttgggcactaatacacccccataccatcacacatgtgtaagttacccatgtcttgggcactaatacacccccataccatcacacatgtgtaagttacccatgccttgggcactaatacacccccataccatcacacatgtgtaagttacccatgtcttgggcactaatacacccccataccatcacacatgtgtaagttacccatgccttgggcactaatacacccccataccatcacacatgtgtaagttacccatgtcttgggcactaatacacccccataccatcacacatgtgtaagttacccatgtcttgggcactaatacacccccataccatcacacatgtgtaagttacccatgtcttgttcactaatacacccccataccatcacacatgtgtaagttacccatgtcttgggcactaatacacccccataccatcacacatgtgtaagttacccatgccttgggcactaatacacccccataccatcacacatgtgtaagttacccatgccttgggcactaatacacccccataccatcacacatgtgtaagttacccatgtcttgggcactaatacacccccataccatcacacatgtgtaagttacccatgccttgggcactaatacacccccataccatcacacatgtgtaagttacccatgccttgggcactaatacacccccataccatcacacatgtgtaagttacccatgtcttgggcactaatacacccccataccatcacacatgtgtaagttacccatgccttgggcactaatacacccccataccatcacacatgtgtaagttacccatgccttgggcactaaaacacccccacggcgtggcgcagttgggagagtggttgtgccaacaacctgagggttcttggttcaattcccatcttctaccaaccttgtcacgtatCCTTTTGTCCTTGACCAAGACACCGCACCCTTGCTCCctatgggtggtggttagggccttggatggcagctcctgccatcagtgtgtgaatgggtgaatgtggaaatactgtcaaagcgctttgagtaccttgaaggtataaaggcgctatacaagtatagccCATTTGCCATTATAACATagattcttattttttatttttgagaaatggaaaaaaaatgcctacatggcagctttgtgtcaacactgccagtttttctcattagatttcacctcattccactttttttaaatgttttttttaaataagatttcatcattgatatatgaactatcagactgtgtggtcgctagtagtggctttaaaggccaactgaaatgagattttcttatttaaacggggatagcaggtccattctatgtgtcatacttgatcgtttcgcaatattgccatatttttgctgaaagtatttagtagagaacatccacgataaagtttgcaacttttggtcgctaataaaaaagccttgcctttaccggaagtagcagacgatgtgcgtgtgacgtcaccggtgtgagggctcctcacatcctcacattgtttataatgtgacccaccagcagtaagagcaattcggaccgagaaagcgacgatttcccaattaatttctgcaaggataaaagatttgtggatgaggaaagttagagtgaagcaaaaaaaagaaaagaaaaggcgacggctccaggcggcggcagtgggagagtttcagatgtaattagacacatttactaggataattctggaaaatcccttatctgcttattgtgttaatagtattttagtgtgaTACCTGAAAgtaggatggctgcggtgaacgccagtgtctctgagtgaagccgaggagccaagatcattgctgcttttttgagctgcaggatgaggtcgcataatccactaaagtctccggtaagagctgacttaatatcacaattttcccatccaaaaacttgctggttgacgtagggaaacatgttcgcttgaccgctctgtgttaaagcttcgcaacaaagaaacaccggctgtgtttcggtgctaaaggcagctgcaatccaccaacagcattcttaattgacgtctccattaattattgaacaaattgcaaaagattcagcaacacagatgtccaaaattctgtgtaattgcgcgataaaaagagacgacttttagccgtgagtggtgctggactaatatgtcccctccaaccaataatgtcacaaacatcatcattccgcgacgttttcaacaggaaactgcaggaaattttaaattgcaatttagtaaactaaagcggccgtattggcatgtgttgcaatgttaatatttcatcattgatatataaactatcagactgcatggtcgctagtagtggctttcagtaggcctttaatgggcaACATGCTGTCCGCGGCTCGTATTTTGCCGCGGTCTGTTTTAAGTAGCAATGTCAGAAAACTACTGAAACCCTACAAAAACATCAGCATGTTAAGTCGCCTTTGATATAAATAGCGTAATATCGTAGGACCAACTTTACCTGTCCACTTCATAGACTTTCCTCAAGTTAGATGTTTTCCCCCTCAGAGCTGATTTGACACCTCCAACGTCTTTTAATCCACCGCGAGGACGCGCGTTTCGTGCGCGCGCACACACTCGCTCTTACCGCCGGTGCCAAGTTGTATCggaagacaacaaaacaagcatGCGGCTTGGCGTCctgattaaaaaatacataaaaaaaatctcTCCTCCGGTCTTCCTCCCGAGCCAGCAACTGCGAAAATAAAAGGCGCGTACACACTCTCGCTCAGACGTCGCTCCTTGATAAACACAAAGTCCCACATTCCTTTTGAGAACCGCGCTGAACTCTCGCGAGAATTCCTCGGTGTTGCCGAGCAGCTGATGCGTGCGCAGTTGTCTCAGCGACGGCTTGCTAACATCTCAGAACAACAttgagtgtttgtttttttctcccaaatatatattttaggaGAAAATAATGGCTGAGACGGATCCCAAGTCCGTGCAGGACCTTACGAACGTGGTGAGTGGTGATACGGGTAGTTAGCTTGGTTAGCTGCTAACGACGGCTAGCTGCTTAGCCACCATTTTTTTTAAGCACATTCCAAGCCTAAATTGTCGTTTAAGTTGTCAGAAAACGTATTAGAATGTAGACCGTTAAGTCTTTTCGTTGGCAAAAAAGACGATACGGGTTTTGGAATAGCGACTTTCCGTATCCCAAAGCGCTCTTGTGTGTTCAATTGACACTGACAGAtaaagaagggacaagcggtagaaaatggatggataatgtaatTACCTTCTGAATCTATTATCATTCGTTGTGTTGGTTTGGGATGCCAATTGTTGTGGAAAAGGGCTTAAAGTAACCATAACTATACAGTTCTGTTGCTGTCACCAAATGGCAagatatcaatccatccatttcctaccgcttgtccctttcggtgtggctggaggctatctcagctgcatttgggcgaaaggcggggtagacccaggacaagtcgccacttcattgcaAGGCCAacatggacaacattcacactcacattagatCCAGAGGGCATCCAtctattttcctaccgcttgtcccttttggtgttgcAGGGGGTGCTTGAGTCTACCTTGGCTACAAACCCTGTTACCATATGAGTCAGGAAATTATGTTggattagactgaccatacgtcctcttttccccggacatgtcctccttGGCGGgagtgtccgggcggggtttcttaaatgcctcaaatgaccggcgttttgtgtcaagttTGCGTGTATTTCCAATGTACCTACAAGGTTAAGAGGagtcaaaatcaaaacaaattgtgaaggtgtgcgcacgcagcaacaaTCGTGAGGGAGGGATGAAAGAGATAAAAGAGTGAGAGACAGACCTAGTTAATTGAGTGTTAATcaaggcattcttggtcaacagccatacaggtcacactaagggtggccatataaacatttttaacactgttacaaatatgcaccacactgtgaacccacaccaaacaagaatgacaaacacatttcggaagaacatctgcaccgtaacacaacataaacacaacagaacaaatacccatatacCCACCCACACCCCCGCTACACCCTACCCCTTGCCCCCAACTCAATCCCGATTACGTcagatcaaatattccactttgaaaaatacttttggtagaagattttgcatattttgtgtgtttgccagggctaaaaacaaacaaaaaaaaaacattttgaaatgaggaatagatctgaagttgaggaAGACTCCagggatttaagcgttaaatataacatttatgtaaATTGACACATAATATACTTTCCATGGGTGAAGAAAAATTAAATATTGTTCCAGTGCCTTCGAAATATTTGAGTGTTTGGATATTCTTTCGTTTTGAGGAATCAAGGTTTTAGTGTTTCCTAATGATAAAGGCAAAATAGATGTTTGTAATGGATATTATGttgtcttgtattcatgttagcgttTAAGATAGCTTGCGATTAGCGGACCAGctgctttaaaaatatatatttttttgaatggCAATACTAACAGTTGGGTATTTTACAGTGGTTAATTAATAAAAGCAGTAATCGATACATCTCTCGTTTAGAGGTACAATGttaaagtatttaaaaaataaaaatacggtGCATAGCACATCAAATACTATTTATGATTGTGTTTGTGTAAAATGTTTGGCATTTTTAACATTGTTGCCAAGAAAACGTACATCTCTTTGGCAGATATTTACCTGGAGAGTTCTTGCTTACATAAATAGGCTACATTTCACATTGACCTTTTCGTTTATTTTTCTTCAGTTTTGTTAGCATTTCAACTAAATTCCTGATTGTTTCACCAGGTCCAAACTTTGCTGCAGCAGATGCAAGACAAGTTCCAGACCATGTCAGACCAGATCATCGGGAGGAATATCCTACATTTTAAAGCTACTTTGTTGTAACACTCAGAATTTGTAGGTAGTGTCTCATCAAGGGCAACAAGATTGTTCTTTCACACCGAGCGTTAGGGATGTCAGTACTACAGAGGATGGATTATCATAAAAACAAACGGTGccatatttttttaccttttgttgCTTGTGACATCACATCCAGTTGCAGACAAGAGCCCAAACAAACACTTGGCAGGGAAACAAACCCTCAAAAAGCACTCACAAAAAGGTTCAGTCAAACTGTCAAGGACAGTGGTTTTTAAATTTCTTTtcactaagtaccacctcagaaaaaaacttaTTTCCCCAAGTATGACCATAataaacattgaaatacagtaactTAGTGGGCCTAAGagttaattaaaaacaaggccgataTTTTAAGacgtatatttattatttttgccacAGTAACATTACACTGtttaacagtaacactgtttgaatataagaaaataaaacactgtactttattaAAGTGATTCCTTTgcataccactagtggtacacgtatccatcaatcaatgtttatttatatagccttaaatcacaagtgtctcaaagggctgcacaagccacgacatcctcagttcgGATCAGTTTGAGAATCCCTTGTCTACGAAATactgcaattttcaatgccaacaaagaaagtaTGCCTGTTAAAAcgctccacttttccaaagttgaatgctaatttacattggctttGTGATTATGCCACAGATTaccattagcgattttacatggtgatttcaacacctccaattttAGTAATTcaagtgtgtaataagtacacttACACAATTATAGTAAGTTtttaatatttacagtacaaacactttagAGGTCTCAACATAAATCTAGACCGGCCCATTAagcttcatggcaaagactaTACTTGAAAATGAGACTTAAAAGTGATATAACTGGATAGCACTTTAATCAGATCAATTTTaactgttgaattaaaaaaaaaaatcattaaactACTAGCATATATTTACACATGAACACAAAAGTACAGAATATTGTAAcagtattgattcccaggtacgGTTGAAATGTGAACGGTACTCAATCCTTATTGCGCGCGTTTCTGTAATTCCTTCAATTGTCATTGTACACAAATTACCTTAACTGTTTATCTACTTGATGAGATGAGCACACGGATTGATGACTTGGAGAAGAATATTGCTGACCTGATGACGCAGGCAGGCGTCGAGGAAAACGAGGCAAACCCTGAAAAGCCGAAAGAGGGTCAAGGTTCCTCATGAAGGTAAAATGATCCATCTCCATTTTGACAGTTCTGCGTGACTGAGATCTCTTTTACTGGTTACTGAATATtgcaaatacactatattgccaaaagtattaggcgacctgccttgactcacataaacttgaagtgccatcccattcctaacccatagggttcagtatgatctcggtccaccttttgcagctattacagcttcaactcttctgggaaggctgtccacaaggttgcagagtgtgtttataggacttTGACCATTCTtcaaaaagcgcattggtgaagtcATGCACTGATgctggtcgagaaggcctggctctgtctccgttctaattcatcccaaaggtgttctattgggttcatgtcaggactctgtgcaggccagtcaagttcatccacaccagactctgtcatccatgtctttatgaaccCTGCTctcacagtcatgttggaagaggaaggggcccgctccaaactgcccacaagattgggagcaagaaattgtccaaaatgttttggtatcctggtgCATTCAAAGGTACTTTCACTGGAACTAGTGGGCCAAGTTcaaactcctgaaaaaaaaacccacaccataattcctcctccccCAAATTTCACATTCAGCACACTGCAGTCCAGaatgtacaggtgctggtcatattattagaatatcatgtaAAAGTTCATTTATTTCATGAATTCcgtttagaaagtcaaacttgtagaatgtatacattcattccaaacagactgatacatttcaagtgttttttgccaaaaaggagatgattatagctgacaaccaatgaaaaccctaaattcaacatttcagaaaattagaatatggtgaaaaggtcagatattgaagacacctggtggcacagtctaattagctaactaactcaaaacacatggaaaagcctttaaatggtctcttgttttgattctgtatcacacaatcatggggaagactgctgactggacaactgtccaaaagatgaccattgatactttaaagaaggagggcaagacccaaaaggtcattgccaaagaggttggatgttgccagagctctgtgtccaagtacattaatagagaggcaaagGGAAAACAAAGATGTAGTAGAAAAAAgcgtacaagcaagagggataaccgcgccctggagaggattgtcaaacaaaaccgattcaaaaatgtgggggagatccacaaagagtggactgcagctggagtcagtgcttcaagaaccaccacgcaccgacgtatgcaagatatgggcttcagctgtcgcattccttgtgtaaagccactcttgaataagagacaacgtcaaaagcgtctcgcctgggctcaagacaaaaaggactagACTGCTGCTGAgcggtccaaagttatgttttcagatgaaagtaaattttgtatctcctttggaaatcaaggtcccagagtctggaggaagacaggagaggcacagaatccacgttgcctgaagtccagtgtcaaatgtccacaatgggtaatggtctggggtgccatgtcacctgctggtgttggtccactgtgtttcctgaggtctagggtcaatgcagcagtctaccagaagttttacaacactttatgctgcctgccgccgaccaattttatggaggtgaagatttccttttccaacatgacttggcacctgcacacagagccaaatctaccagtacctggtttaaggaccatggtgtccctgttcttgattggcctgcaaactcacctgaccttaaccccatagaaaagctatgaggtattgtgaagcggaagatgccagatgccagacccaacaatgctgaagagttgaaggccactattaaagcaagctgggctctcataacacctgaggagtgcaacagactggtggactccatgccacagactggtggactccatgccacagactggtggactccatgcaacagactggtggacttcatgccacgccgtattgctgcagcaattcaggcaaaaggagctgcaactaagtattgattgccgtgcatgctgaaactttccatgttcatacttctcagttggcccacatttctaaaaaatattttttggtactagtaactaatatttaaattttctgagatactgaatttgggattttcagtaattgtcagttctaatcatcaaaatttaacgaaataaacatttcaaatatatcactatgtgtgtaatgaattgatatattatgtaagtttcacgttctgaatataattactgaaataaatcaactttttcatgatattctaataatctgtcctgttctcctggcaacctcaaaacccagactggtccatcagactggcagatggaaaagcgtgattcatccctCCAGAGAAGCCGTCTCTACTGCTCTAAGTGCAGTggggacgtgctttacaccactgcatcccacgcatTGCATTGGACTTTGTGATGGATGGCTTTGAtgtagctgctcggccatggaaacccattccatgaagctctctgcatactgtacgtgggctaattggaaggtcatacGAAGTTCGGAGCTCTTTAgcaacctctttgcactatgcgcttcagaatttgctgacccctctgtcagtttacgtggcctaccatttGGTGGCCAAGTTGCTGTtgatcccaaactcttccattttctcataAAGCAGAcatttgactttggaatattttggagcgaggaaatttcacgactggattttttTGCACAGGTTGCATCCTacgacagttccatgctggaaatcactgagagcggcccatttgttcacaaatgtttgtagaaaccgtCTCCATGcagaagtgcttgattttatacacctgtgattaGGACACCAGACTCTGATCATctcgatgggtggccaaatacttttggctacATAGTGTAAAAGAAATCAGAGCGCTCCTGCAACAAATAGCATCTGTCTATAAAGTCATCACAATGATGAATGTTAAATGACAGTTAAAAGGTGCTTCACTAGCATGTTGCTAACCAATCGTCACTCTGGTTATCTCATGCAGATTCTAAGAGACAGTCGCACACAACGCACTGCCGCCGTGGAATTCTAATCCTGAAGATGGAATTGGTTTGATGTTTTTGTGTaatttctttt
The nucleotide sequence above comes from Nerophis ophidion isolate RoL-2023_Sa linkage group LG12, RoL_Noph_v1.0, whole genome shotgun sequence. Encoded proteins:
- the hsbp1b gene encoding heat shock factor-binding protein 1b, which translates into the protein MAETDPKSVQDLTNVVQTLLQQMQDKFQTMSDQIIGRIDEMSTRIDDLEKNIADLMTQAGVEENEANPEKPKEGQGSS